The following proteins are co-located in the Paraburkholderia phytofirmans PsJN genome:
- a CDS encoding amidase, which produces MATELTPFPPLAQLAADLAAGRTTSRALVETALERIADPAGQGAAVFMHVDADSARSAADAHDRLRAAGTVLSPLAGIPVSVKDLFDIEGQPTRAGSTVLADAPAAKADAVAVARLKRAGAVLVGRTNMSEFAFSGLGLNPHYGNPLSPYQRGVKGDERISGGSSSGAAASVADGMAAIALGTDTGGSIRIPAALCGLTGFKPTADRIPKQGGVPLSSTLDSFGPIGVSVACCALVDRMLAGLEPRIPAARPLEGVRLGVLTNFVTDGVEPAVAAAIDTALKHLEAAGAIVSEVRFAPLDRLPEINRFGFSPIEAYAWHRPLLEKHRDQYDPRVLVRILKGQPASAADYLDLLAEREAMLAEAARTLWQRFDAVVAPTVPVVPPRVADLVDDDEAFGRTNALILRNPSVFNFLDTCALSLPCHLRGDAPVGLMLAGAPHADDALLAIGRGAEAVLKAIR; this is translated from the coding sequence ATGGCCACTGAACTCACGCCCTTTCCGCCGCTAGCCCAACTTGCCGCCGACCTCGCCGCCGGACGCACTACGAGCCGCGCGCTCGTGGAGACCGCGCTCGAACGGATCGCCGATCCGGCCGGCCAGGGCGCGGCCGTCTTCATGCACGTCGACGCCGACAGCGCCCGCAGCGCCGCCGACGCCCACGACCGTTTGCGCGCCGCCGGCACCGTGCTCTCACCGCTCGCCGGCATTCCGGTGTCGGTAAAAGACCTGTTCGATATCGAAGGCCAGCCGACCCGCGCCGGTTCCACAGTGCTCGCCGACGCCCCCGCCGCCAAGGCGGACGCCGTCGCGGTCGCGCGTTTGAAGCGCGCGGGCGCGGTGCTCGTCGGCCGGACCAATATGAGCGAGTTCGCGTTTTCCGGACTAGGCCTGAACCCGCACTACGGCAATCCGCTGTCGCCGTACCAGCGCGGCGTGAAAGGCGACGAGCGGATTTCGGGCGGCTCGTCGTCGGGCGCGGCGGCTTCCGTCGCGGACGGCATGGCGGCCATTGCGCTCGGCACCGACACCGGCGGCTCGATCCGCATTCCGGCGGCGCTGTGCGGCCTGACCGGCTTCAAACCGACCGCCGACCGCATTCCCAAACAGGGCGGCGTGCCGCTCTCATCGACGCTCGATTCGTTCGGGCCGATCGGCGTTTCCGTGGCCTGCTGCGCGTTAGTCGACCGCATGCTGGCCGGGCTCGAGCCGCGTATTCCGGCCGCCCGTCCGCTGGAAGGCGTGCGCCTCGGCGTGCTGACCAATTTCGTCACGGACGGCGTCGAGCCGGCGGTCGCCGCGGCAATCGACACGGCGCTCAAGCATCTGGAAGCGGCCGGCGCGATCGTCAGCGAAGTGCGTTTCGCACCGCTCGACCGTTTGCCCGAGATCAACCGCTTCGGGTTCTCGCCGATCGAGGCGTACGCGTGGCATCGTCCGCTGCTGGAAAAGCATCGCGACCAATACGATCCGCGCGTGCTGGTGCGCATTCTGAAGGGCCAGCCCGCCAGCGCCGCCGATTATCTCGACCTGCTCGCCGAACGCGAGGCGATGTTGGCCGAAGCCGCCCGCACGCTGTGGCAACGTTTCGATGCGGTGGTGGCGCCTACGGTGCCGGTGGTGCCGCCGCGCGTCGCCGATCTGGTCGACGACGACGAGGCCTTCGGCCGCACTAACGCGTTGATTCTGCGCAACCCGAGCGTGTTCAACTTCCTCGACACCTGCGCGCTGTCGCTGCCGTGCCATCTGCGCGGCGACGCGCCGGTCGGCCTGATGCTGGCCGGCGCGCCGCACGCCGACGACGCCCTGCTGGCCATCGGCCGAGGCGCCGAAGCGGTGCTCAAGGCGATTCGCTGA
- a CDS encoding disulfide bond formation protein B gives MNNDTAMLRRERSLLVLLGLICVALVGGALYLQYFLHEDPCPLCIIQRYFFLLIAIFAFLGARFNNWRGVRLLEVLAALSALAGIVTAVRHVYVQANPGFSCGFDALQPLVDSLPPAHWLPGVFKVAGLCETAYPPTLGLTLPQWSLVAFVVAFIPLVLTLVRNRRRIA, from the coding sequence ATGAATAACGACACTGCAATGCTGCGCCGCGAGCGCTCCCTGCTGGTTCTGCTTGGCCTGATCTGCGTCGCCCTCGTGGGTGGCGCGCTGTACCTGCAGTATTTCCTGCACGAAGACCCCTGCCCGTTGTGCATCATCCAGCGGTATTTCTTCCTGCTGATCGCGATCTTCGCGTTCCTCGGCGCGCGTTTCAACAACTGGCGCGGCGTGCGTCTGCTCGAAGTGCTGGCGGCCCTGTCGGCGCTGGCCGGTATCGTCACGGCCGTGCGTCATGTGTATGTTCAGGCGAATCCGGGCTTTAGCTGCGGCTTCGACGCGCTGCAGCCGCTGGTCGACAGCTTGCCGCCCGCGCATTGGCTGCCGGGCGTGTTCAAGGTCGCCGGCCTGTGCGAAACGGCCTATCCGCCGACTCTGGGTCTGACGCTGCCGCAATGGTCGCTGGTCGCATTCGTGGTCGCTTTCATCCCGCTGGTGCTGACGCTGGTTCGCAACCGTCGCCGGATTGCCTGA
- the xdhA gene encoding xanthine dehydrogenase small subunit, with protein MTTQTIRFYHQGAVREVAGVPASRTVLQHLREDLHCTGTKEGCAEGDCGACTVVVGELDAHGGLALKAVNACIQFLPTLDGKALFTVEDLRAADGALHPVQQAMVDCHGSQCGFCTPGFVMSMWALYENQPAAAGLPTRDEINAALSGNLCRCTGYRPIVDASQKMFDYPQYPRVTLDRKAVADQLRELQRRDSFEYRAPDTRGAAFGSPAFHAPVSLDAFAKLRADHPQARLLAGSTDVGLWVTKQFRDLGDILYIGNVAELKTIERDAQTLTIGAAVTLEDAYAALAVDYPELAELWTRFASLPIRNAGTLGGNVANGSPIGDSMPALLALGAEVVLRHGPKTRSLPLDAFCLGYQKTALAAGEFVAALRVPRPAGNLRFRTYKVSKRYDQDISAVCAAFALHLGEHGVIEQARIAFGGMAATPKRAAQTEAVLNGASWDESTARQAMNALVADYQPLTDMRASSAYRLKVARNLLWRFHLETRDDAPLALFDVNAFAFEAGAPDAAVAKEPS; from the coding sequence ATGACAACGCAAACCATCCGCTTTTATCACCAGGGGGCCGTCCGTGAGGTCGCGGGCGTTCCTGCGTCGCGCACCGTGCTCCAGCACCTGCGCGAAGATCTGCATTGCACCGGCACGAAGGAAGGCTGCGCGGAGGGCGACTGCGGCGCCTGCACAGTCGTCGTCGGCGAACTTGACGCGCACGGCGGCCTCGCGCTGAAAGCGGTCAATGCCTGCATCCAGTTCCTGCCGACGCTAGATGGCAAGGCGCTCTTCACCGTCGAAGACCTGCGCGCCGCCGACGGCGCCCTGCACCCCGTGCAACAGGCCATGGTCGACTGCCATGGTTCGCAATGCGGCTTCTGCACGCCCGGTTTCGTGATGTCGATGTGGGCGCTGTATGAAAATCAGCCGGCCGCCGCCGGCCTGCCCACCCGCGATGAAATCAACGCCGCGCTCTCCGGCAATCTGTGTCGCTGCACCGGCTACCGGCCGATCGTCGACGCTTCGCAGAAGATGTTCGACTATCCGCAATACCCGCGCGTGACGCTCGACCGCAAGGCCGTCGCGGATCAGTTGCGCGAACTGCAACGGCGCGACAGCTTCGAATACCGTGCGCCCGACACGCGTGGCGCCGCGTTCGGCTCACCCGCCTTTCACGCACCCGTCTCGCTCGACGCGTTCGCCAAGCTCCGCGCCGACCATCCGCAAGCGCGGCTGCTGGCCGGCAGCACCGATGTCGGCCTGTGGGTCACCAAGCAATTCCGCGATCTTGGCGACATTCTGTATATCGGCAACGTCGCCGAATTGAAGACGATCGAGCGCGACGCGCAGACGCTGACAATCGGCGCCGCCGTCACGCTCGAAGATGCGTATGCGGCACTCGCCGTCGACTACCCCGAACTTGCCGAACTGTGGACGCGTTTTGCGTCGCTGCCGATCCGCAATGCCGGCACGCTCGGTGGCAACGTCGCGAACGGTTCGCCGATCGGCGATTCGATGCCGGCGCTGCTCGCGCTCGGCGCCGAAGTCGTGCTGCGTCACGGTCCGAAAACGCGCTCGCTGCCGCTCGACGCGTTCTGCCTCGGCTACCAGAAGACCGCACTCGCGGCCGGCGAATTCGTCGCGGCGCTGCGCGTGCCGCGGCCGGCAGGCAACCTGCGCTTTCGCACCTACAAAGTGTCGAAGCGTTACGACCAGGACATCTCCGCCGTGTGCGCGGCGTTCGCGCTGCACCTCGGCGAACACGGGGTCATCGAGCAAGCGCGTATCGCGTTCGGCGGCATGGCGGCCACGCCGAAGCGGGCCGCGCAAACCGAAGCCGTCCTGAATGGCGCAAGCTGGGACGAAAGCACCGCGCGGCAAGCCATGAATGCGCTCGTCGCCGATTACCAGCCGCTCACCGACATGCGCGCGTCGAGCGCGTATCGATTGAAGGTGGCGCGCAATCTGCTGTGGCGCTTTCACCTCGAAACGCGCGATGACGCGCCGCTCGCCCTCTTCGACGTGAACGCGTTCGCGTTCGAAGCCGGGGCGCCGGACGCCGCCGTTGCGAAGGAGCCGTCGTGA
- the xdhB gene encoding xanthine dehydrogenase molybdopterin binding subunit yields the protein MNRTDAFVEHAGHVAHESGAAIGVSLPHESAALHVSGEATYTDDVPELQGTLHAALGLSRHAHARIVSMDLDAVRKAPGVIAVLTAEDIPGENNCGPVLHDDPILAVNEVLYLGQPVFAVIAESHELARRAAALAKSDDVIRYEPLEAILTPADAKAAKQFVLPPLHLKRGEPDAKIATAPNRISGTFEVGGQEQFYLEGQIAYAVPKEMDGMLVYSSTQHPSEMQQVVAHMLDWPQHNVLCECRRMGGGFGGKESQSAVFACVAALAAKLLRRPVKLRADRDDDFMITGKRHDAVYVYEAGFDDSGRILGARVEIALRAGYSADLSGAVATRAVCHFDNAYYLSDVDIVALCCKTNTQSNTAFRGFGGPQGALVMEVMLDSIARQLNCDPLEVRLANYYGIGERDTTPYGQRVEDNIIAPLTDELLATSGYRARREAIAAFNAGSPVLKRGIAFSPVKFGISFNVPFLNQAGALVHVYKDGSVLVNHGGTEMGQGLNTKVAQVVANEFGLPLSRVRVTATDTSKIANTSATAASTGSDLNGKAAEAAAKTIRARLAELVAKQLGGTANDVQFANGEVSVNGGAMPFEQLVGAAYLARVQLWSDGFYSTPKVHWDAKTLTGHPFYYFAYGAAVSEVVIDTLTGEWKLVRADVLHDAGQSINPAIDIGQVEGGFIQGMGWLTTEELWWNRDGRLMTHAPSTYKIPAVSDTPAAFHVQLYQNRNAEPTVFRSKAVGEPPLLLPFSVFLAIRDAIAAAVPDAQEAPQLRAPATPEAILDALDALQPQPAPQPATAPATNDTTA from the coding sequence ATGAACCGGACCGATGCTTTCGTCGAACACGCTGGCCACGTCGCTCACGAGAGCGGCGCGGCGATCGGCGTCTCGCTGCCGCATGAATCGGCTGCGCTGCATGTGAGCGGCGAAGCCACTTACACGGACGACGTGCCCGAGTTGCAAGGCACGCTGCATGCGGCGCTCGGCCTGTCGCGCCATGCCCATGCGCGGATCGTGTCGATGGATCTGGACGCGGTCAGGAAAGCACCGGGCGTAATCGCCGTGCTGACCGCCGAAGACATCCCCGGTGAAAACAATTGCGGTCCGGTACTGCACGACGATCCGATTCTCGCGGTCAATGAGGTGCTCTACCTCGGCCAGCCGGTGTTCGCCGTGATCGCCGAAAGCCACGAGCTCGCACGCCGCGCCGCCGCGCTGGCGAAAAGCGACGACGTGATCCGCTACGAACCGCTTGAAGCCATTCTCACACCCGCCGATGCCAAAGCCGCGAAGCAGTTCGTCCTGCCGCCGCTGCATCTGAAACGCGGCGAGCCGGATGCAAAAATTGCCACCGCGCCGAACCGGATCAGCGGCACGTTCGAAGTCGGCGGCCAGGAACAGTTCTATCTGGAAGGCCAGATCGCCTACGCCGTGCCGAAGGAAATGGACGGCATGCTCGTCTACAGTTCGACGCAGCACCCGAGCGAGATGCAACAAGTAGTCGCGCATATGCTCGACTGGCCGCAGCACAATGTATTGTGCGAATGCCGGCGCATGGGCGGCGGCTTCGGTGGCAAGGAATCGCAATCGGCGGTGTTCGCCTGCGTGGCCGCACTCGCCGCGAAACTGCTGCGCCGTCCGGTCAAGCTGCGCGCCGACCGCGACGACGACTTCATGATCACCGGCAAGCGCCACGACGCGGTCTACGTGTACGAAGCAGGCTTCGACGACAGCGGGCGTATTCTCGGCGCGCGCGTCGAAATCGCGTTGCGTGCAGGCTATTCCGCGGATTTGTCCGGCGCTGTCGCCACACGTGCTGTCTGCCACTTCGACAACGCGTACTACCTGTCCGATGTCGACATCGTCGCGCTGTGCTGTAAGACCAACACGCAATCGAACACCGCGTTCCGCGGCTTCGGCGGTCCGCAAGGCGCGCTCGTGATGGAAGTGATGCTAGACAGCATCGCGCGTCAGTTGAACTGCGATCCGCTCGAGGTGCGCCTCGCCAACTACTACGGCATCGGCGAGCGCGACACGACGCCGTATGGACAGCGCGTCGAGGACAACATCATCGCGCCGCTGACCGACGAACTGCTCGCTACGAGCGGCTATCGCGCGCGCCGCGAAGCAATCGCCGCATTCAACGCAGGCAGTCCGGTGCTCAAGCGCGGCATCGCGTTTTCGCCGGTGAAGTTCGGCATCTCGTTCAACGTGCCGTTTCTGAATCAGGCCGGCGCGCTGGTGCACGTGTACAAAGACGGTTCCGTGCTCGTCAATCACGGCGGCACGGAAATGGGCCAGGGGCTCAATACCAAAGTCGCGCAAGTGGTCGCCAACGAGTTCGGCTTGCCGCTTTCGCGCGTGCGGGTCACGGCAACCGATACTTCCAAGATCGCGAACACGTCGGCAACGGCCGCGTCCACCGGCAGCGATCTGAACGGCAAAGCGGCCGAAGCCGCGGCAAAGACCATTCGCGCGCGGCTCGCTGAACTCGTCGCCAAACAACTCGGCGGCACGGCGAACGACGTGCAATTTGCCAACGGCGAGGTATCGGTGAACGGCGGCGCGATGCCGTTCGAACAATTGGTCGGCGCCGCGTATCTGGCGCGCGTGCAGTTGTGGTCGGACGGTTTCTACAGCACGCCGAAAGTGCATTGGGATGCGAAAACGCTGACCGGTCACCCGTTTTATTACTTCGCCTATGGCGCGGCGGTGTCGGAAGTCGTGATCGACACGCTGACGGGCGAGTGGAAACTCGTGCGTGCGGACGTGCTGCACGACGCCGGTCAGTCGATCAACCCGGCCATCGACATCGGTCAGGTGGAAGGCGGCTTCATTCAGGGCATGGGCTGGCTCACCACCGAGGAACTCTGGTGGAACCGCGATGGCCGTCTGATGACGCACGCGCCATCCACCTACAAGATTCCCGCGGTCAGCGACACGCCCGCCGCGTTCCACGTGCAGCTCTATCAGAACCGCAACGCCGAGCCGACCGTGTTCCGCTCGAAGGCTGTGGGTGAGCCGCCGTTGCTGTTGCCGTTCTCGGTGTTCCTCGCGATTCGCGACGCGATCGCGGCTGCGGTGCCAGATGCGCAAGAGGCGCCGCAGTTGCGCGCGCCGGCTACACCCGAAGCGATTCTCGACGCACTGGACGCCTTGCAGCCGCAGCCCGCGCCGCAACCGGCAACGGCACCAGCGACGAACGACACGACCGCGTGA
- the xdhC gene encoding xanthine dehydrogenase accessory protein XdhC, giving the protein MQAWLPDLQQLLAHGDAAVLVTVARVEGSAPREAGTKMIVTRDSAKHTIGGGHLEWKAIETARQVLRDGMRSPHMRRLERFALGPSLGQCCGGAVILAFERLDVGDLGWITTLAKRVAAGQSTVRSVSFGPAPDAVMLSDPEPGVDAADCLLWDGAGFDDSGALLTETIAPGDFSVVLFGAGHVGAALVRVLATLPCAVRWVDERDAQFPPAETLHAPNVKIDPNDAPDEAIDQAAPNTYFIVMTHNHALDLELAERILRRGDFAFFGMIGSHSKRKQFEHRLAARGLDPSLIARMKCPLGVDGIVDKSPEIIAISAAAQVLQAVEANAGVHHATQTV; this is encoded by the coding sequence ATGCAAGCCTGGCTACCTGACCTGCAACAACTGCTCGCGCACGGCGACGCCGCCGTGCTGGTGACGGTCGCGCGCGTCGAAGGTTCGGCGCCCCGCGAAGCCGGCACCAAGATGATCGTCACGCGCGATTCGGCGAAGCACACCATCGGCGGCGGACACCTCGAATGGAAAGCCATCGAGACCGCGCGCCAGGTGCTGCGCGACGGCATGCGCTCGCCGCATATGCGTCGTCTGGAGCGTTTCGCGCTCGGCCCGAGTCTCGGTCAATGCTGCGGCGGCGCGGTGATTCTCGCTTTCGAGCGGCTCGATGTGGGCGACCTCGGCTGGATCACGACGCTGGCGAAACGCGTGGCCGCCGGCCAGTCGACAGTGCGTAGCGTATCATTCGGCCCCGCACCGGATGCGGTGATGCTGTCCGACCCCGAGCCGGGCGTCGACGCCGCTGACTGCCTGCTGTGGGACGGCGCCGGTTTCGACGACAGCGGCGCGCTGCTGACCGAAACCATCGCGCCAGGCGACTTCTCGGTCGTGCTGTTCGGCGCCGGTCACGTGGGCGCCGCGCTGGTTCGCGTGCTGGCCACGCTGCCGTGCGCGGTTCGCTGGGTCGACGAACGCGACGCGCAATTTCCGCCCGCGGAAACGCTGCACGCGCCAAACGTGAAGATCGATCCGAACGACGCGCCCGACGAAGCCATCGACCAGGCCGCGCCGAATACGTACTTCATCGTGATGACGCACAACCATGCGCTCGATCTTGAGCTGGCCGAGCGCATTCTGCGGCGTGGCGACTTCGCGTTCTTCGGCATGATCGGCTCGCATAGCAAGCGCAAGCAGTTCGAACATCGGCTGGCCGCGCGCGGTCTCGATCCGTCGCTGATCGCGCGGATGAAGTGCCCGCTCGGCGTGGACGGCATTGTCGACAAGTCGCCGGAGATCATCGCGATCTCGGCGGCGGCGCAGGTGCTTCAGGCCGTCGAAGCGAACGCGGGCGTGCATCACGCCACGCAGACGGTTTGA
- a CDS encoding adenosine deaminase — translation MTTTTVTPTPLAEKTALAPKAELHIHIEGSLEPELIFALAERNGVKLAYDSIDALRAAYAFTDLQSFLDIYYAGASVLLHEQDFYDMTMAYVERCLADNVIHSEIFFDPQTHTERGVPIATVVAGIERALADAEKRGMTSKLILCFLRHLSEEDALATFEEALPLFEQYKHRLIGVGLDSSERGHPPSKFERVFAKARALGLKLVAHAGEEGPPSYIYEALDLLKVDRVDHGVRSIEDPALVTRLADSRVALTVCPLSNLKLCVFDDLTKHTLKDLLDRGVAVTVNSDDPAYFGGYVNANYFATIDALKLNDAEVYTIIRNSFEASFVTPEQRSELIAKLDAHWHPSGPH, via the coding sequence ATGACTACAACGACTGTTACCCCCACGCCGCTCGCTGAAAAAACCGCGCTGGCACCGAAGGCCGAACTGCATATTCATATTGAAGGCTCGCTCGAACCCGAACTGATTTTCGCGCTCGCCGAACGCAACGGCGTGAAGCTCGCCTACGACTCGATCGACGCCCTGCGCGCCGCGTACGCATTCACCGACCTGCAATCGTTCCTCGACATCTACTATGCGGGCGCGAGCGTGCTGCTGCACGAGCAGGACTTTTACGACATGACGATGGCGTACGTCGAGCGCTGCCTCGCCGACAACGTGATTCACAGCGAAATCTTCTTCGATCCGCAGACTCACACCGAACGCGGCGTGCCGATCGCGACCGTCGTGGCCGGCATCGAACGCGCGCTCGCCGACGCGGAAAAGCGCGGCATGACGAGCAAGCTGATTCTGTGCTTCCTGCGTCACCTATCCGAAGAAGACGCGCTCGCCACGTTCGAAGAAGCGCTGCCTTTGTTCGAGCAGTACAAGCATCGCCTGATCGGCGTCGGTCTCGATTCGTCGGAACGCGGCCATCCGCCTTCGAAGTTCGAACGTGTCTTCGCCAAGGCGCGCGCACTCGGCCTCAAACTCGTCGCACATGCCGGCGAAGAAGGCCCGCCGTCGTATATCTACGAAGCGCTCGATCTGCTGAAAGTGGACCGCGTCGATCACGGCGTGCGCAGCATCGAAGATCCGGCGCTCGTCACGCGTCTCGCGGATTCTCGCGTCGCGTTGACCGTGTGTCCGCTGTCGAACCTGAAGCTCTGCGTGTTCGACGACCTGACCAAGCACACACTGAAAGACCTGCTCGATCGCGGCGTGGCCGTGACGGTGAATTCCGACGATCCCGCGTATTTCGGCGGCTACGTGAACGCCAACTATTTCGCCACCATCGACGCGTTGAAGCTCAACGATGCCGAGGTCTACACGATCATCCGCAACAGCTTCGAAGCGTCGTTCGTCACGCCCGAGCAACGCAGCGAACTGATCGCGAAGCTCGACGCGCACTGGCACCCAAGCGGTCCGCACTGA
- the guaD gene encoding guanine deaminase produces the protein MTQSANPAKAAKSAQAAFRAQLLTFNGDPAQSSSAAVFNEDGLLIVEDGHVVAAGAYAALAPQLAPGTQVQEMRDKLIVPGFIDTHIHYPQTDMIASPAPGLLPWLETYTFPTERRFTDPAYARDTASFFVDELLACGTTTALVYCTVHKESADALFTESEARNLRMVAGKVLMDRNCPEFLRDTAQSGYDDSAELIGRWHNRGRQMYALTPRFAPTSTEAQLEACGVLAGKHPDIFIQSHVAENHDEVKWVADLFPGHRSYLDIYDHYGLLRRRAVYGHCIHLDAEDRKRMAQTGTVASHCPTSNLFLGSGLFDFDKADEAGMPIALATDVGGGTSFSMLQTMNEAHKVARLGGHHLTATRMFYLATAGAAEALDLADKVGTLKPKSEADFVVLDPRATPLLARRTARTETLEELLFAFALLGDDRAIYETYAAGKRVHRRDDVRQSASSAARIAA, from the coding sequence ATGACTCAATCTGCCAACCCGGCCAAAGCAGCCAAATCGGCCCAAGCGGCATTCCGCGCGCAACTGCTGACCTTCAACGGCGATCCGGCGCAATCGTCCAGCGCGGCGGTCTTCAACGAGGACGGCCTGCTGATCGTCGAAGACGGCCATGTCGTCGCGGCCGGAGCATATGCCGCGCTCGCGCCGCAACTCGCGCCCGGTACGCAAGTGCAGGAAATGCGCGACAAGCTGATCGTGCCGGGTTTCATCGACACGCACATTCACTATCCGCAGACGGACATGATCGCGTCGCCAGCGCCGGGTTTGTTGCCGTGGCTCGAAACGTACACATTCCCGACCGAGCGCCGCTTCACGGATCCGGCCTACGCGCGCGACACGGCAAGCTTTTTCGTCGACGAACTGCTGGCCTGCGGCACGACGACCGCGCTCGTGTATTGCACGGTTCATAAGGAATCGGCCGACGCGCTCTTCACCGAAAGCGAAGCGCGCAATCTGCGCATGGTGGCCGGCAAGGTGCTGATGGACCGCAACTGCCCCGAGTTCCTGCGCGACACCGCGCAATCGGGCTACGACGACAGCGCCGAGCTGATCGGCCGCTGGCACAATCGCGGCCGCCAGATGTATGCCCTCACGCCGCGTTTTGCGCCGACCTCGACCGAAGCGCAACTCGAAGCGTGCGGCGTGCTGGCGGGCAAGCATCCGGACATCTTCATTCAGAGCCACGTCGCGGAAAATCACGACGAGGTGAAGTGGGTCGCCGATCTGTTCCCCGGCCACCGCAGCTATCTGGACATTTACGATCACTACGGTCTGCTGCGTCGTCGCGCCGTGTACGGCCATTGCATTCACCTCGACGCGGAAGACCGCAAACGCATGGCGCAAACCGGCACGGTCGCCTCGCATTGCCCGACCTCGAACCTGTTTCTGGGCAGCGGCCTGTTCGACTTCGACAAGGCCGATGAAGCCGGCATGCCGATCGCACTGGCGACGGACGTCGGCGGCGGGACCTCGTTCTCGATGCTGCAGACCATGAATGAGGCGCACAAGGTCGCGCGTCTGGGCGGCCATCATCTGACGGCAACGCGCATGTTCTATCTGGCGACCGCCGGCGCGGCCGAAGCGCTCGATCTCGCGGACAAGGTCGGCACGCTGAAGCCGAAGTCGGAAGCGGACTTCGTCGTGCTCGATCCGCGCGCGACGCCGCTGCTCGCACGCCGCACCGCGCGCACTGAAACATTGGAAGAGTTGCTGTTCGCATTCGCGCTGCTCGGCGACGATCGCGCGATCTATGAGACTTATGCGGCAGGCAAGCGCGTGCATCGTCGCGATGATGTGCGGCAGAGTGCGTCGAGCGCGGCGAGGATCGCTGCTTGA
- a CDS encoding NAD(P)/FAD-dependent oxidoreductase, which produces MSTHSSKRTTVDVVIIGAGPAGAVAAALLRKAGRSVLVLERQHFPRFSIGESLLPQSMAYLEEAGMLRAVVEAGFQYKNGAHFVYRDQSSAFDFRDKHSPGWGTTYQVERAVFDDILIRCAAEQGADVRFGHTVRAVHTGATPLVDVIDEADHAYQIEARFVFDASGFGRVLPRLLNLEAPTRMPTRAAIFTHVQDGIPAGMTDRNKICVATHPEHRDVWFWMIPLAGGRSSVGCVAEASFLDVPDAERDAKLRALIQQEPTLNRLIGNAPFLMPVRHIGGYAANVERLHGPGYALLGNAGEFLDPVFSSGVTIALRSAHLAVQTLNRHLDGEQVDWSAAYDVPLRKGIDTFRAFVERWYSGALQDIIFYPEQTPSIRRMISAVLAGYAWDETNPYVADPVRRLNALHEVCMQR; this is translated from the coding sequence TTGAGTACACATTCGTCAAAGCGCACGACCGTCGATGTCGTGATCATCGGTGCCGGACCGGCAGGCGCGGTTGCGGCAGCGTTGTTGCGCAAAGCCGGGCGCTCCGTGCTGGTGCTCGAACGCCAGCACTTTCCGCGCTTTTCCATCGGCGAGAGTCTGTTGCCGCAAAGCATGGCTTACCTCGAAGAGGCTGGCATGCTGCGGGCCGTGGTCGAAGCGGGCTTTCAGTACAAGAACGGTGCGCATTTCGTGTATCGCGACCAGTCGTCGGCGTTCGACTTTCGCGACAAGCATTCGCCCGGTTGGGGCACCACGTATCAGGTCGAACGCGCGGTATTCGACGACATATTGATTCGCTGCGCCGCGGAGCAGGGCGCCGATGTGCGCTTCGGCCATACGGTGCGCGCGGTTCACACGGGCGCCACGCCTTTGGTCGATGTGATCGACGAAGCGGATCACGCTTATCAGATCGAAGCGCGTTTCGTGTTCGACGCAAGCGGCTTCGGCCGCGTGCTGCCGCGCTTGCTGAACCTCGAAGCGCCGACGCGCATGCCGACGCGCGCCGCGATCTTCACGCACGTGCAGGACGGCATTCCGGCGGGCATGACGGACCGCAACAAGATTTGCGTGGCGACGCATCCGGAACATCGCGACGTGTGGTTCTGGATGATTCCGCTGGCGGGTGGCCGTTCGTCGGTGGGGTGTGTCGCCGAGGCGAGTTTCCTCGACGTGCCCGACGCGGAGCGCGACGCAAAGCTGCGCGCGCTGATCCAGCAGGAACCGACACTGAACCGCCTGATCGGCAACGCGCCGTTCCTGATGCCGGTGCGCCACATCGGCGGCTATGCGGCGAACGTGGAGCGTTTGCATGGGCCGGGTTACGCGCTGCTCGGCAATGCGGGCGAGTTTCTCGACCCGGTGTTTTCGTCCGGTGTGACGATCGCGCTGCGCTCGGCGCATCTTGCGGTGCAGACGTTGAACCGGCACCTGGACGGCGAGCAGGTCGACTGGTCGGCCGCTTACGACGTGCCGTTGCGCAAGGGGATCGATACGTTCCGCGCTTTTGTCGAGCGCTGGTATTCGGGTGCGTTGCAGGACATCATTTTTTATCCGGAGCAGACGCCGTCGATTCGCCGCATGATCAGCGCGGTGCTGGCGGGTTATGCGTGGGACGAGACGAATCCGTATGTGGCCGATCCGGTGCGTCGGTTGAATGCGTTGCATGAGGTGTGCATGCAGCGGTGA